A genomic window from Lotus japonicus ecotype B-129 chromosome 1, LjGifu_v1.2 includes:
- the LOC130733475 gene encoding protein DOWNSTREAM OF FLC-like, with translation MAFRFAFLLVLCVVPAMVAAIRPAKNPFIVKGCVYCDPCRAGFETSATTRIAGAEVMLLCRQKNSNEVVYTKRGWTNSKGEYTISVSEDHGDQICDAKLISSPHPTCKEATPGRDQARVILTRYNGIASDDRFANAMGFMSENVAAGCTQILKQYEELDNEN, from the exons ATGGCTTTCAGATTTGCGTTTCTGCTTGTTCTGTGTGTGGTTCCGGCGATGGTTGCTGCCATTCGCCCAGCTAAGAACCCTTTCATCGTCAAAGGTTGCGTCTACTGTGACCCATGCCGTGCTGGTTTTGAGACCTCAGCCACTACCCGCATTGCTG GTGCGGAGGTTATGCTGCTGTGTAGGCAGAAGAATTCCAACGAAGTTGTATACACAAAGCGGGGCTGGACTAACTCAAAGGGTGAATACACAATCTCCGTGTCTGAGGATCACGGCGACCAGATCTGTGATGCCAAGCTTATAAGCAGCCCTCATCCAACCTGCAAAGAGGCCACCCCAGGCCGTGACCAAGCCCGTGTTATTCTCACCCGCTACAATGGCATTGCCTCTGATGATAGGTTTGCCAATGCCATGGGCTTCATGTCTGAGAATGTTGCTGCTGGCTGTACTCAGATCCTCAAGCAATACGAGGAGCTCGATAATGAGAACTAA